One region of Populus trichocarpa isolate Nisqually-1 chromosome 4, P.trichocarpa_v4.1, whole genome shotgun sequence genomic DNA includes:
- the LOC7487405 gene encoding UDP-glycosyltransferase 75C1: MENKHFLLITCPFQGHLNPMLQLAKNLRQAGAARVTFATTVHGLTQIKTFPSLDGLYFASFSDGFDDGIKHTTNSQDMLSELKRAGSQTLTELIMTFSKNCHPVSFLIYTLILPWAADVARYMSIPSAFLYIQSATSLALCHHFFNRHGGVYDLYNSSENKPPSSIQVPGLPPFETEDIPSFLLPNGPHSSLNPVFQHHIQVLEQEPSPWVLLNSFDCLEEEVIAAIGNRSLIPIGPLIPFALLDKNHQSDTSCGCDLFQKSTEYIQWLNSKPKTSVIYISFGSVVVLQKNQMEEMLLGLIGTCRPFLWIIRSSDNKDTEFEEMVREKVNKEKGLIVPWCSQMEVLAHESIGCYMMHCGWNSTMESLVAGIPVVGLPQFADQTINAKMIEEVWGNGVRARVNEVGIVEAEEIRRCLEVVIGSGEKGQEIRSNAKKWSGLALDAVKDGGSSHNNLKAFLENVTTSAKMINGVFDGGAENKTKDATKPNENSKNSSHFSSRESARDIQIQQVLN; encoded by the coding sequence ATGGAGAACAAGCACTTCCTTCTGATAACCTGTCCTTTCCAAGGCCACTTAAATCCTATGCTCCAACTTGCCAAGAACCTAAGACAAGCTGGTGCAGCAAGGGTGACTTTTGCCACCACAGTACATGGCCTTACTCAGATAAAAACATTCCCATCTCTTGATGGCTTATACTTTGCCTCCTTCTCTGATGGATTTGATGATGGAATCAAACATACCACCAATTCACAAGACATGCTTTCAGAACTCAAGCGTGCTGGCTCCCAAACTTTAACTGAACTCATCATGACCTTCTCCAAGAATTGTCATCCTGTCAGCTTCCTAATCTACACTCTCATCCTCCCTTGGGCTGCTGATGTTGCACGGTACATGTCAATTCCCTCTGCTTTCCTCTATATTCAGTCTGCTACTTCACTAGCTCTCTGTCACCATTTCTTTAATCGACATGGTGGTGTATATGATCTTTACAACAGCAGTGAAAATAAACCTCCAAGTTCAATACAAGTACCTGGGTTGCCTCCATTTGAAACGGAAGACatcccttcttttctcttacCAAATGGTCCGCACTCATCACTAAATCCTGTTTTTCAACATCATATCCAAGTCCTAGAACAAGAACCAAGCCCATGGGTGCTCCTTAACAGTTTTGATTGCCTAGAAGAAGAAGTAATCGCAGCTATTGGTAATAGAAGTCTAATCCCAATAGGACCATTGATTCCATTTGCACTTTTAGACAAAAACCACCAATCAGACACATCCTGTGGGTGTGACTTATTTCAAAAATCTACAGAATACATTCAATGGTTGAATTCAAAGCCAAAAACGTCAGTTATTTACATTTCATTTGGAAGTGTTGTTGTgttgcaaaaaaatcaaatggaagAGATGTTGCTTGGTCTAATTGGTACTTGCAGGCCATTTTTGTGGATAATCCGATCTTCAGATAATAAAGACACAGAATTTGAAGAGATGGTAAGGGAAAAAGTGAACAAAGAAAAGGGGTTGATAGTTCCATGGTGTTCACAGATGGAGGTCCTTGCTCATGAATCAATAGGGTGTTATATGATGCACTGCGGATGGAACTCAACAATGGAGAGCCTGGTGGCTGGCATTCCTGTTGTGGGATTACCACAGTTTGCTGATCAGACAATAAATGCAAAAATGATAGAAGAGGTGTGGGGGAATGGGGTTAGAGCAAGAGTGAATGAAGTTGGTATTGTGGAAGCAGAAGAGATTAGGAGATGTCTAGAGGTGGTAATTGGAAGTGGGGAGAAAGGACAGGAAATAAGGAGCAATGCTAAGAAGTGGAGTGGATTGGCTTTGGATGCTGTGAAGGACGGAGGTTCTTCACACAACAATCTCAAAGCTTTCCTAGAAAATGTTACAACTTCAGCAAAGATGATAAATGGTGTATTTGACGGAGGCGCTGAAAATAAGACAAAAGATGCAACTAAACCAAATGAGAACTCGAAAAACTCAAGTCATTTTTCCAGTAGAGAATCTGCAAGAGACATTCAAATTCAGCAGGTCTTAAACTGA